ctgcgatgcaatgccctagaccactgcgccacccgggaggccggtcCTCCCCCAATATTCTGAACAGGTTGATTGTAGAATAACAGGACATTTGATTTAAAACTACAAAATTCTTTCTCATCCTCATGGCAAAATGATGAGCTATAAAACAGCACGTTTCTCTCTACCCCATGGCAAATGTGAAGAACTGCAAAAAaaatgctttaaaactgcaacattttctctcagcctcatgacaaaatgtgtagaatagcatttaTAAAACTGCTGTCTGACCCCGTTCGGACGCACTGAGCCCCCTCCGCTGTCTATACAGACgcactatatatatatctccGCACGCCTCCTGCTTCAGTACCAGTAAGATAAATATTACTCATTTACAGTTTCAATGAAGACTctcccctaactctctctctccccaacaggCATTCAGCCAGTCCTTAGTTCAAGGTGTGTTTTAGCTCAACCTCCACCTGTAAACTATGAAAACTTGATAGTCAATGTATGATCAACTTAGTAGATGATATCCTATGTAAATATGTGCATCATCATTATAATAGTACTCAGGCTTCATCTTTTGTGTATTATTAATATTTTAAATACTTTCATTGGTGACTTATCCTTTCACTTATACCATTTTCAAAGTACCTGTCAAGAGGGCATAAATTCATGTCAaactgtagaattgcaggaacttTCTTTTTACATGTAAATATTCACAATTATAATAAAACTCAGTCTAGATCTTTTTTGTCTTCTTAATATTTGCCTAGAAATACCTTAATTCATGATGGTGCTGACTTATCCTTCCACTTGTACTGTTTTCAAAAAACCCTTCAAGAGAGGCATAATAAAGTAATGTCAAACTGTGCACAAATGCAGGAAATGCCTTTTAAAATTTCCCCAAACATTCTGGGGAACGACTCCCAGATCCAATGTCTACTGTTTGTCCCCCCAAATATCTACCCAGAATTTAATTTAcatatacattttagtcatttagtagacgctcttatccaaagcgacttacaggagcaattagggttaagtgcctagctcaagggcacattggcagatttttcacctagttggttcggtgattcaaaccagtgacctttcggttactggcccaatgctcttaaccactaggctacctgctgcccttgtAGTGTATGGAGAAGTAGTGTATGCATTATATGTCTGCTCCTGGACAATGTATGTTTTTTGTACTCTTGTCCCAATGATAACTTCCACACTCCCTGTGGGGATTAATAACATTGTATTGTACCGTACACCACTGTCCATACCTGGAAGTAGGAGCTAAAGGAAGCCAGTACGATACGGTGACAGGGGAACTCCTGCCCCCCACAGCACAGTGTCACATCACAGAAGGCATTGTTGAGACGCAGGCTGTTCAGGCCCTCCAGGACCTTGTTGGGGTGCCTGGCCTCCACAAACACATAGTCCTCACTGTCCAGCGAGGCCAGGGGAAAGCCAGAGTCCTCAAGGACAGGAGATGGGGGCAGGAAGAAGGTGGCGGATGTGGCTGAGATGTTCACAGCAATGATTTCGGCCATCCTTTCACTTTAGTCAAGCCTGTAGGGGAGGAAGAGGCAGATAGACCGTCACCTACAGTCTCTTTACCCAGCAGACCTGACCCACTTGCTTACAGCTGCACTAGGGTCAGACAGCATTCCTGTGTAGATTAAGAAACCGTGGACCTGGAGCGAGATTTGGCTCAGAAAACATACCAGGGATATGTAATCCAGGGATAAGAAATGTGTTGTACTACGAATTGTCCCATTATCCCAACTGTTACACTGACATCATGCTAGTTATAGGTAGTCACAGCAACCATTATGGTATGGCGCATTGAACAACAAAATGGCTGCTATGTCTTCTGCTATCTAGCATGAGGACAAAAATGACACTTTTCCAGAAAAACTAGCAGTCGTTCAATCTTCTCAGTTTAACAGTTGGGATAATGGGAAAATTCGGAGTACAACGCATTTCTCATCCCCCAGGTCAGCAGAGGCCAAATCAAGGTCCGCACGGCAATGCCATTCGACTCCAAAATGTTGTAATAACAACTCCGTATAGCTCTGCATTGACATGACTGGTTGCGTTATGTCCTGTATAAAAACAAACCCCCTTCATTGACAACAGCTATGCGAATTGCAAAAAGTATGAATGCCTTGACTTCTGCAGTATGAATGCCTTGACTTCTGCAGAGCCGCATCGGAGTAAATGCTGTGTTTGACTGAGCATGCAGAGGCTTTAAAATCGACACAGGAATGCTGTCCAACCCTAGAGCAGCTTTAAGCAAGCCGGTCGAATCTGCTGGCTACAGTCTATTTTTCCCCAGTTTGCCTGTCAAGAATATTTTCAGTCCACTGGGGCAACAGTCTCCTCTCATATACTGACCTCTCCATAACAAATACAATAATACAAGATAAAAAAAAGAAGGTTAGTGAGGGAATTCATAGCAGCATCACAAGTGTCTAGTACAATTTCAAGACCAGATAATGCCATTCCAGTTCACACAACATAATATTGTAGTAATTACATTTCACCCTTGTTATGGCAATTACACCATTTTCAACCAATGCAATCATTTTGAGGAAGCAAACTGATTCTTTCGATTGAAATAGAACATTGAAACTGAAATTAGAACACTACATATGCAATGAATGTGATTAAAACACTAACAAGCTAGTTTGTTATTGCCGAAGATTTCTGGAAAGCGCTCAGACTGACTGACACTGCTGACAACTGCTAAGTTAAATGATGATCGACACTTGCCTCTTAAAATGGTCATTTATTGCCCAAAAGCTAAGACTGCAGACCATGCACTTCTACCCTGATATTGTGATAATATGTTACATTACCTGATAAACATTGCGGCATCAATAGAACAATCCAAATTTGTCAGGTGTCGACCGAAAAATTGTTAAGAATCGTGACCACCAGACGCCatttcttcttttctctctgttttaCTTTCTCAGCAAAGTGAAACAGAGCTCCTTATCGCCCCCTGCTGTTTAGGTCCTCAAAGGTCCTTGCTTGGTTACACCCTAAAAGGTTGATCCATCATGAACCGGTTCAAAGTATAATGTAATAAAACACATTTTGTGTATATCAGTTAGTCACACTGTATTATGTATCTCCTTTGAAGCTCCACCTAGGTGTAAATCCACATATTATCACCAATAGCCATAATACCACTCCAGTGACTCATGGTTACATCAGAGATAGACTTTGTAAATGTCAGTGGGGATCCTATGCAATGTATGATATGGTCAGATTTCATATAATGACCAACATCTGCATACTGGCACATACACGACTGGTTGTAGTCACTTACAGTTTAGATAAAAACAACTATTCGGATGGCCTTACTATAAAGTTTCATACGGAAAACAGTTTAGACTTAAGCAATATTTCATCATCATGACCATGACAAGTTGTCCACCAGACACAACCCATGTAGATAACTGGCTTGAACttgtcttctccctctctctgtgtcctctccatTGAAGCCAGAATCAAAAGCTTTCCGTCTGAGCTGACTGCTGGTGCATGGGACTCCTCCTCCCTTCATTGCCTGGTTGACTGGGTCAGAAGGATCTCCTGATCATGGCCTGCTGGGATTCCTTCTGTCTTCCTCTCTATCATATGAGCTGTGTGTCTAATAAACATTTAAGATACGTTTTTTAATTGGCTGGCAACAAAGGCTAGATTCACATTACCAGGGCTCAGAGTTTTTCCTGGTTAGGTCACCTGGTAAGGAGAAACTCATGGCACACTACAGTTTTGCATGTTATGTATCTACTTCACCAGTGATTCAGAACTTTCAAGTGCCAAACAATCcagtcagagaaaatgtatgcatgcaacTCACATGAAAGAATTGATCAAGTGATTTAGAAACGTTATTTATTTTGGTTGTCATACGTTTTTTAATCAATGTACAAATCACAAGGATTAAAATTCACATACAAAATGTCACAACTGAATTCATCACAATATTGTCTCCTTTCTATCAATCATCAAAGGAGGAAACAAGAAAATCAAGATCAGAACAGTTTCCACTTAATAGGCTCTTACATTACATCATTACTCAAAATGAGTCGTGTGCTTCTCAGAGACATGCCAAAAAGAGCATGCAGCTCAAATTATGTTTGAAATCTGACAGTGTTTCTTCCTTCTATCTTCATGAATTGGTATTGCAAGATGGGGGttggtagtggttgtggtggtgttatTGCCACTCCATTAATCTAAATGACATTCCTGCTCAGTTTAACCATGTCCGATTATCTCGTCACAGTGCCAGACTTATCCAGCCCGTCGAACCCCCATTGTTTTAGGTGAATCAATGCTAACTTTAGCCTGTGGCGGCTATAGCAAAGTAATGAAGGGCTGCAGTCACTCCTAGTCCAAGGTAAGAGAAAGATTAAAGAATTTGTCTTTAAAGGATTGAAAACCAGGATATGTATTTCCACTTCAAACTCTCAACTTTGCATCAGTGTTCTTTTCATTCAAAAGTATTGTCACTCTACATCCTCCTACTTGCATTCATCCTACTTTCTCCATTCAGCCATATTCAATCACCTCCAATATCAGAATTTCATCACAGGAAGCTGTCCTTGATGGCGCCAGGTTTCTCCAGTGCACTTTTCCGGCGAGCGGCAGCTTCCAGGATCTTCTTGCGGGGCCCCAGTTGGATGCGGATGCCCTTGAGGTCATCGTCGGAACAGAGCATCAGCGCCTCCAGGTCCAGCTGTTCACGGGTGAAGGCTGGGGAGAAGTCTggcagggagatggatgagaggaaggcATCCAGCGGGGAGGTCTCCTCATCCTGGTCGTCATCCAGGCCGATCTCCTCCTGGTTCCAGGGCAGGTCGTCGTCCTCCTCGTCCTCAACAAAGCCTGTGTCCTCCCCTTCTGTGTCGAACCCCTCCCTGCGGATGAGGAAGCCCAGGTTTTCATTGTTCCCACTGGGGAAGTCGTCGGGCTCTATCCCCATCTCCATGGAGAAGTTCTTCCTGAAGACCATGTTCCCCAGGCCGGGCCGTTTGAAGATGGACTCCTTGGCTCCTGGGCCATCTCCTTCTTCGTCATCGTCATTAACGTCATCATCAGTGAATCTTCTCATCCCTCCGTCCTCTTCCTCATCGATCTCGTCCTGCTCGGAGAAAACGCCCATGAACTCAGGCTTCCCAGAGAGGGTGCCGTTCTCCTGCTTGACGAAGATGACGTTCCCGTCTCTTCCCACCTTCTCCGTTGTTCCTTTATCCTTTTTCCCGAATATTCTCTGGAGGGTCCCCTTCGACCGGGCCGTAAGCGAGCCTGAGGTATCAGAGGCAATCAGCTTGGAGAACTGCTCGTTCACACTATTGATGGTGCCCATCTTGGAGAACGACGGAGATGCCGTGCTGGCCTCTGACACTGACCCTTGGTACATCTTATCCATCTTGCTCTTGTGCCTTTTTTTGACCCTCTCACACAGCTTCACCCGCATTTCAGCCTCTTTGGTGGCCTCCTTCTTCAGCCTGGCCACTTTCTTGGCATTCTGGATGGTCTGCTGTGATGCGGCACTGTCCAGGAATCGCACGCAGTCCATGCGGTCGCCCGACGCTGCCACGTCCATAGCTGTGTGGAAGTCGTTGTCCTGGGAGAAGAGGTTGGCGCCGAAGTTGACCAGGAAGCTGAGGATGTGCATGTGACCATTGGTGGCGGCGTGGTGCAGCGGCGTGTTGCCCCAGATGTCGCTCCTGTTGGGGTCCCCTCTGAAAGAACACAGAAACATCTGTCAGTGAATCAACAAACCAattaatcaaccaaccaatcataCATTTCTATGACAAGATTAGATGTGATTTCTGTTCAGCTTTGGCTCATCATTGTAGGTGTGAAAAGTATGCAGTTGGACAAGTTTTATGTTGTAAGTAAAAAAAAGTAACTCCAGATGAGTACATGGACAAGGCTGCACTGACAAGGCTGCACTGAAGGAAAGCCTTTGTTCAACTAGGAGAACTGACTTTGGTATGTTTGCTTTTAGATTATTCCACAGTTTTTCTGTGTATTTTCTTCTAAACACTGAAATGTCATTATTGACTCCCTGATTTGAAGTTATGGAATTCATCTTGATCATTTGTGTAATCATCGCTTTCTGGAATGACGGTGATGCTACCAGATTGTCtttgtccctctcctccacagAGCAGTCTCAGGTACAGTAGGCCTACTCTACACcttcaccgtgtgtgtgtgtgtgttcatttgacAGCTCCCAGTCTGAGGTTTCTTTCTCTTTTTACTCTCGGATCTGAACGGGTCTCTAAGATCCGAACCGGCACGTGTCTGTTTGGGTCTGTTTTTCCACAGGCCTTTTTCAGAACTGGTCTGACTGTCCTGGGTTCCATTCG
This genomic stretch from Oncorhynchus clarkii lewisi isolate Uvic-CL-2024 chromosome 13, UVic_Ocla_1.0, whole genome shotgun sequence harbors:
- the LOC139424062 gene encoding ankyrin repeat and SAM domain-containing protein 4B — translated: MSRYHKAAIDGYLDLLKEATRKDLNSPDEDGMTPTLWAAFHGHVEALQLICSRGGDPNRSDIWGNTPLHHAATNGHMHILSFLVNFGANLFSQDNDFHTAMDVAASGDRMDCVRFLDSAASQQTIQNAKKVARLKKEATKEAEMRVKLCERVKKRHKSKMDKMYQGSVSEASTASPSFSKMGTINSVNEQFSKLIASDTSGSLTARSKGTLQRIFGKKDKGTTEKVGRDGNVIFVKQENGTLSGKPEFMGVFSEQDEIDEEEDGGMRRFTDDDVNDDDEEGDGPGAKESIFKRPGLGNMVFRKNFSMEMGIEPDDFPSGNNENLGFLIRREGFDTEGEDTGFVEDEEDDDLPWNQEEIGLDDDQDEETSPLDAFLSSISLPDFSPAFTREQLDLEALMLCSDDDLKGIRIQLGPRKKILEAAARRKSALEKPGAIKDSFL